The nucleotide window CGCTGTGCGGCCGATGTTCCCGGCCCGGATCAGCGTCGGCCCGCTGACATTCCTGGGATATGATCGCCATGCATTGGGGGGACTGCGCCAGGACGCGCCGCTTTCCGCCGGCACGCCCCTGCATGTTGCCCTCTACTGGCAGGCGCGTGAACAACCTGCGGATATCTGGCGCTTCCAGTTGTGGGTGGATGATATCCCCTGGGTGGATTGGACACCGCTGGGCGGCGGCTTCACCACGGACCAATGGCTGGCCGGCGACCTGATCCGCGACCAGGTGAATGGCTTCCTGCCGGCCGGCCTGTCCTCCGGCCGCCATCACTTGCGCGCTGTCCTGCGCGCAGACAGCAGTGGAGCGGAGGCCCGCCTGGACCTGGGGTACTTTCAGTTGCGCTGAAGCGGTGCCGGCTCAGGGGATGATGAGCTGTTGGCCCACGTAAATAGTATCCGGGTCGGTGATGTTGTTGGCGCGCATCAGCGCTGTCACGCTGACGCCGTAGCGCTGGGCGATCCAGGTGAGGTTCTCGCCGGCCTGCACCACGTGCACGCGTCCCGCGGCGCGCGTGGGAGTAACGGTAGCGGCCGGCGCCGCGGCCGGGATGATGAGGCGCTGACCCACGTAAATCCAGTCGGCGGAGCGCAGGCCGTTGACTTTCACCAGGTCGTCCACCGCCACACCGTAGCGGTAAGCGATGGCCGCCAGGCTTTCGCCCGGCTGGACCACATGGATGAAGCTGGTGGCCGCCGGCGCCGGGGTGACGGCCGGCGTTGGCTCTCCGGTTGGCGGGGCGGCCGGCTGTGGTATAATCAGTTCCTGCCCGACGTAAATCCAATCGGGGCTGGAAAGATTGTTCAGGCGCATTAGCTCCTCAACGTCCACACCGTACTGCTTGGCGATGAGGAGCAGGACCTCGCCCGGCTGGACGATATGGACTCTGGGCATCGGTGTGGCGGCCGCGATCGGGACGGCGGTCGGTGAAGGTATGGGGGTGGGTTCCGTCGTCTCGCCGGCAGGGGTTGGCGTGGGGACCATCGGTTCGGCTGGCCCAGCCGTGGCCGCCGCCGTGGGCGGGAGGGTCCAGGTAGCCGGCGGCATGGGTGTATCGGTAGCCGGCGGGCGGGGCGTGCTGGTGGGTGTGACGAAGACCACAGCCACCGCCGCCGGGGTGAAGGTCGGCTTGGGCGTGCGGGTGGGCGTCGGCGCCGGCGCGTTTCCCTGCCCGACCGCCCTCCAGACGGTCGTAATCAGGATATAGTTCACCAGGACCAGGGCAATAATTACGCCCAACCAGGAACCACGCTTGTTCATAATACCGTTCCCTTTCACGGCGGTATGTCCATTACTTTGATTATAGCATCCAGCCGGCGGGGATACAAGCCGGCGGACAATCTATAAGGTTAAAGATGACCAGCAAGAAGCCCGTGACTGTGAGCATCATTGCCACCGTACTCAACGAAGAGCGTTCCATCGCCGAACTGATGGAAACGCTAGCCGCGCAAACGCGTCCGCCGGATGAAATCGTCATCGTGGACGGCGGTTCGACGGACCGCACCCGCGACATCTTGCAGAGCTACGCCGGCCGGCTCCCCCTGCGGGTGCTGGTGGTGCCCGGCGCCAATATCTCCCAGGGCCGCAATGCCGCCATCCGCGCCGCGACGGGCGAGATCATCGCTTCCACCGATGCCGGCGTGCGCCTGGACCC belongs to Anaerolineae bacterium and includes:
- a CDS encoding LysM peptidoglycan-binding domain-containing protein, encoding MNKRGSWLGVIIALVLVNYILITTVWRAVGQGNAPAPTPTRTPKPTFTPAAVAVVFVTPTSTPRPPATDTPMPPATWTLPPTAAATAGPAEPMVPTPTPAGETTEPTPIPSPTAVPIAAATPMPRVHIVQPGEVLLLIAKQYGVDVEELMRLNNLSSPDWIYVGQELIIPQPAAPPTGEPTPAVTPAPAATSFIHVVQPGESLAAIAYRYGVAVDDLVKVNGLRSADWIYVGQRLIIPAAAPAATVTPTRAAGRVHVVQAGENLTWIAQRYGVSVTALMRANNITDPDTIYVGQQLIIP